One segment of Streptomyces sp. NA02950 DNA contains the following:
- a CDS encoding sigma-70 family RNA polymerase sigma factor, with translation MSDVAAVDSTAGAAELQLEPFRVQLTGYCYRMLGSAFEAEDAVQETMVRAWRGLDRFEGRSALRSWLYRIATNVCLDMLNGSKRRARPMDLTSAATPYPSTLTEQPEATWVGPVPDGQVLADGGDPAEVAARRDSVRLAFVAALQHLAPRQRAVLILREVLAWKAAEVAELLGTTVASVNSALQRARATLAASEISATDPVKPLDDEQRALLARYVDAFERYDLDSLTALLHEDATLSMPPYELWLRGHEHIRQWLVGHGAGCRGSRLVPTVANGMPAFGQYRPAPDGGHEPWALQVLEISDGRITGLNSFLDTRSLFPLFGLPERLDA, from the coding sequence ATGAGTGATGTCGCCGCGGTGGACAGCACGGCCGGTGCCGCCGAGCTCCAGCTGGAGCCGTTCCGGGTACAGCTGACCGGATACTGCTACCGGATGCTGGGCTCGGCGTTCGAGGCGGAGGACGCCGTCCAGGAGACGATGGTGCGCGCCTGGCGGGGCCTGGACCGCTTCGAGGGCCGTTCGGCACTGCGGTCCTGGCTCTACCGCATCGCGACCAACGTCTGTCTGGACATGCTGAACGGGAGCAAGCGCCGCGCCCGGCCCATGGATCTGACCTCCGCCGCCACCCCGTACCCGAGCACCCTCACCGAGCAGCCGGAGGCCACCTGGGTGGGCCCCGTCCCGGACGGCCAGGTGCTGGCGGACGGGGGAGACCCGGCCGAGGTGGCGGCCCGGCGGGATTCGGTGCGGCTGGCGTTCGTCGCCGCCCTCCAGCACCTGGCGCCTCGCCAGCGCGCGGTGCTGATCCTGCGCGAGGTGCTGGCCTGGAAGGCCGCCGAGGTCGCCGAGCTGCTGGGCACCACCGTCGCCTCGGTCAACAGCGCGTTGCAGCGCGCACGGGCCACCCTCGCCGCGAGCGAGATCAGCGCCACCGACCCGGTCAAGCCGCTGGACGACGAGCAGCGCGCGCTGCTGGCCCGCTATGTGGACGCGTTCGAGCGCTACGACCTGGACTCGCTCACCGCGCTGCTGCACGAGGACGCCACCTTGTCCATGCCGCCGTACGAGCTGTGGCTGCGCGGCCATGAGCACATCCGCCAGTGGCTGGTGGGCCATGGCGCCGGATGCCGGGGCTCCCGGCTGGTCCCCACGGTGGCGAACGGCATGCCCGCGTTCGGTCAGTATCGTCCGGCGCCCGACGGCGGCCATGAGCCGTGGGCGCTTCAGGTGCTGGAGATATCAGACGGGCGGATCACCGGGCTCAACTCCTTCCTGGACACCCGGAGCCTGTTCCCCCTCTTCGGACTGCCCGAGCGGCTCGACGCGTAG
- a CDS encoding DUF6296 family protein, translated as MGRQERYELVFVDLGDLTTKDPSGEDIVVVHRTESSGPGGHPVYADDTGIVRAEISDRAEVRMIASGGHQVHSAAVTARPVG; from the coding sequence ATGGGGCGTCAGGAGAGATATGAGCTGGTTTTCGTCGACCTGGGTGATCTGACCACGAAGGACCCCTCGGGCGAGGACATTGTTGTGGTGCACCGCACGGAGAGCAGCGGCCCCGGCGGACACCCTGTGTACGCGGATGACACCGGGATCGTACGGGCGGAGATCAGCGACCGTGCCGAGGTGCGGATGATCGCCAGCGGCGGGCACCAGGTGCACTCCGCGGCCGTGACCGCCCGCCCGGTGGGCTGA
- a CDS encoding FAD-binding oxidoreductase has protein sequence MGTDTHAAGLEGTLVERGDPEYERLWTSMVWNGLKPARFPEVIVSAASERDVPRALRLARSRSLHVSVRSGGHSWCASPLREGSLLLDLSRLRGRTVDPDSRTAEVQPGVTGGELAAELSRYGLAFPSGHCPSVAVGGYLLSGGLGWNPGVFGPACASVLGIEAVTADGEVVRCDAGERPELFWAARGAGPGFFAVVTRFRLRLYPLPSAITTTAYSFPLAEAEPVARRLAEVAEGLDPSVEAGMTLATAGPEVSDASPRPKVVSVTATAFADSRREAVRSLAPLRDCPFAERALVRREDEPTCFASLYEGGDGVWPREHRYAVDTLWSDEDLGTLMALCGEAMAMAPSEKSLVLVPIAPASRNPELLRDMAFSVLGRNYLVPYAVWDDPAQDADQLRWLRRTMNVLEPLGTGHYVAEADLPAGLSRAERSFTPDGWRRLEALRARYDPDGVFPSYLPR, from the coding sequence ATGGGCACGGACACGCACGCCGCGGGGCTGGAGGGAACGCTCGTCGAGCGCGGCGATCCGGAGTACGAGCGGCTGTGGACGAGCATGGTGTGGAACGGGCTCAAACCGGCGCGGTTCCCCGAAGTGATCGTGTCGGCCGCCTCGGAACGGGACGTCCCCCGCGCCCTCCGGCTGGCCCGGTCCCGTTCGCTGCACGTCAGTGTGCGGTCGGGCGGGCACAGCTGGTGCGCCTCACCATTGCGCGAGGGCAGTCTGCTGCTGGATCTGTCCCGGCTGCGCGGCCGCACCGTGGATCCGGACAGCCGCACCGCGGAGGTGCAGCCCGGGGTCACCGGAGGGGAACTCGCCGCGGAGCTGAGCCGGTACGGGCTGGCCTTCCCCTCCGGGCACTGCCCGTCCGTGGCCGTCGGCGGCTATCTGCTGAGCGGTGGACTCGGCTGGAACCCGGGGGTGTTCGGCCCCGCGTGCGCCAGTGTGCTGGGGATCGAGGCGGTGACGGCGGACGGGGAGGTGGTCCGCTGTGACGCCGGGGAGCGTCCCGAGCTGTTCTGGGCGGCACGCGGCGCCGGTCCCGGTTTCTTCGCCGTGGTGACCCGGTTCCGGCTGCGGCTGTACCCCCTGCCGTCGGCGATCACGACCACCGCGTACTCCTTTCCGCTGGCGGAGGCCGAACCCGTGGCGCGCCGGCTGGCGGAGGTGGCGGAGGGACTGGACCCGAGTGTGGAGGCGGGGATGACCCTGGCCACCGCCGGGCCGGAGGTCTCCGACGCGTCGCCGCGGCCCAAGGTGGTGTCGGTGACCGCCACCGCGTTCGCGGACTCGCGGCGGGAGGCCGTACGGTCGCTCGCCCCGCTCCGGGACTGCCCGTTCGCCGAACGCGCCCTGGTCCGGCGGGAGGACGAGCCGACCTGCTTCGCGTCGCTGTACGAGGGCGGCGACGGGGTGTGGCCCCGGGAGCACCGCTACGCGGTGGACACCCTGTGGTCGGACGAGGACCTGGGCACGCTGATGGCGCTGTGCGGCGAGGCGATGGCGATGGCCCCGTCCGAGAAGTCCCTCGTGCTGGTGCCGATCGCGCCCGCCTCCCGGAATCCGGAGCTGCTGCGCGACATGGCGTTCTCCGTGCTGGGCCGCAACTACCTGGTGCCGTACGCCGTCTGGGACGACCCGGCCCAGGACGCGGACCAACTGCGCTGGCTGCGGCGGACGATGAACGTGCTGGAGCCGCTGGGCACCGGCCACTACGTCGCCGAGGCCGACCTGCCCGCCGGGCTCTCCCGGGCCGAGCGGTCCTTCACACCGGACGGCTGGCGGCGGCTGGAGGCGCTGCGGGCGCGCTACGACCCCGACGGGGTCTTCCCCTCGTATCTGCCCCGCTGA
- a CDS encoding cation-transporting P-type ATPase, which translates to MSPLSGLHLSMSSLLGPITDRMSAGARAAAAVGRLVRSTDRGVWSYPGRYYIEVHGVYGIGGEQVARRVEQALEEHPRVLWARVNAPSERVVVAVASPPPPELELMALVERAEAHVPSAPSEEFDEWAPEPRHPSGGPRDAQSLSVLAADVVGLSVATALRLAPWLKLPTEVGATVSAIQNHPRLRRLALAVTRGEPTQATLPVLSALTQGVATRGGGLALDLLERIALWREARAEGEAWAAIEPHLVHGPQDVVAEPIVVERPGPTPRDRMEVFAERSMAAGALAGALGAPFAGPRRGLAVAFSSIPKAPGAGREGFATSLGRFLALRGVLAMDRSSLRRLGQVDTVVLDEAALRGDRYEPIDLELLGGADPERTTERLFDLFDPDAPLEVRRDDGWVLGPLDRLELAGRSGQKAAGKLRRKGSERVLGLARGRSLQAVAGLAAQAVPGAEAVAAAARRAGARIVLATDRPRPRTFAFADAVTPAGRRLVASVRALQAEGAIVLLLSGNRRALGAADCGVGVHREGEPPAWGAHLLVGADLESAGLIVDAVGVASRVDRESALLSAGGSGIGAVAALKAPPHQAAARGAGAGTAAGTMAFCLGAWRARQLLARPMVPPVTTTPWHLMPVPRVLERLATDGEGLTPEEAAVRAGVSPRTGEPTGTSLPSAFIEELANPLTPVLAAGAALAAAVGSRTDAALVAAITGTSALVGGFQRVRTEKALAELFARSAVGARVRRGGTERLVTAGALVPGDIIALGPEDVVPADCRLLETDGLEVDESSLTGESLPVAKDPAPVVAAHLTRRASMVYEGTTVSAGRAHAVVVATGPSTEVGRNLATARQAAPVTGVEARLTSLTRASLPIAVGSAAAVSGAGLLHGHPLTENLASAVNLAVASVPEGLPFLVNAAQLAAARRLADLGALVRNPRTIEALGRAEVLCFDKTGTLTEGTLQLAAVSDGGGPLPADRLDSPRKAVLAAALRATPPARQSEPMAHQTDRAVVAGARRAGVAMRRAAPRWRRTDSLPFEPSRAYHATAGTTSRGALLSVKGAPEGVLGRCVRRQTPGAPTATELDAAAVRELTAAAEELAGAGRRVLAVAERPMRAGEELTDESVTDLVFLGFVALADPVRTGAAPATARLREAGVQTVMLTGDHPATADAIAATVIDTPEPKVCTGPELDEMDDTELDALLPTVDVIARCSPHHKVRIVQAYQRLGRVVAMTGDGANDAPAIRLADVGIALGRRGTPAATAAADLVVTDDRLETIVSALMEGRAMWASVRAALAILIGGNLGEVTFSVAASALTGSTPLSARQIMLVNLLTDLAPALAIAVREPTGHTGERLLKEGPSRSLGTALTKEMLLRGLITAAGAGVAWTGARLTGRSRRARTVALAALVGTQLAQTLATGGLDRHVLIAGLGSAAILAAIIQTPGVSHFFGCTPLGPLAWSITLGSIAAATLFGSALTPFVRELAVPQPGSEGDE; encoded by the coding sequence ATGTCACCGCTGTCAGGGCTGCATCTGTCCATGTCCTCGCTGCTGGGGCCGATCACGGACCGGATGTCCGCCGGGGCGCGGGCAGCCGCGGCCGTCGGGCGGCTGGTCCGGTCGACCGACCGCGGCGTCTGGTCCTACCCGGGGCGCTACTACATCGAGGTGCACGGGGTGTACGGCATCGGCGGGGAGCAGGTGGCACGCCGGGTGGAACAGGCCCTCGAGGAGCATCCGCGGGTGCTGTGGGCCCGGGTGAACGCGCCCTCCGAGCGGGTCGTCGTGGCGGTGGCCAGCCCGCCCCCGCCCGAGCTGGAGCTGATGGCCCTGGTCGAGCGGGCGGAAGCGCATGTGCCCAGTGCGCCCAGCGAGGAATTCGACGAATGGGCGCCGGAACCACGCCACCCCTCGGGAGGGCCCCGGGACGCCCAGTCCCTGTCCGTACTGGCCGCCGATGTGGTGGGTCTGAGCGTGGCCACCGCACTGCGCCTGGCCCCGTGGCTGAAACTGCCCACCGAGGTGGGCGCGACCGTGTCCGCGATCCAGAACCATCCGCGGCTGCGGCGCCTCGCCCTGGCCGTCACCCGCGGGGAGCCCACCCAGGCCACCCTGCCCGTGCTCAGCGCGCTGACCCAGGGCGTGGCCACCCGGGGCGGCGGACTCGCCCTGGACCTCCTGGAACGCATCGCGCTGTGGCGGGAAGCGAGAGCGGAGGGCGAGGCATGGGCGGCGATCGAGCCGCATCTGGTGCACGGACCGCAGGACGTGGTGGCCGAACCGATCGTGGTGGAACGGCCGGGGCCCACCCCGAGGGACCGGATGGAGGTGTTCGCGGAGCGCTCCATGGCCGCCGGAGCACTGGCCGGAGCGCTCGGCGCGCCCTTCGCCGGACCCCGCCGCGGACTGGCCGTCGCGTTCTCGTCCATACCCAAGGCGCCCGGGGCCGGACGGGAGGGGTTCGCGACCAGCCTGGGCCGGTTCCTGGCGCTGCGCGGGGTGCTGGCCATGGACCGCAGTTCGCTGCGGCGGCTGGGGCAGGTCGACACCGTCGTCCTGGACGAGGCCGCGCTCCGCGGTGACCGCTACGAACCCATCGACCTGGAACTCCTCGGCGGCGCTGACCCCGAGCGCACCACCGAGCGGCTCTTCGACCTCTTCGACCCCGACGCGCCCCTGGAGGTCCGCCGGGACGACGGCTGGGTACTCGGCCCGCTGGACCGGCTCGAGCTGGCCGGACGCAGCGGCCAGAAGGCCGCGGGAAAGCTCCGCCGCAAGGGCAGCGAGCGGGTGCTCGGCCTGGCCAGGGGACGCAGCCTCCAGGCGGTGGCGGGGCTGGCCGCCCAGGCGGTCCCGGGCGCCGAGGCGGTGGCCGCCGCCGCCCGCCGGGCGGGGGCGCGGATCGTGCTGGCCACCGACCGTCCGCGTCCCAGAACCTTCGCCTTCGCGGACGCGGTGACCCCGGCGGGCCGCCGCCTCGTCGCCTCCGTACGCGCCCTCCAGGCCGAGGGTGCGATCGTGCTGCTGCTCTCGGGCAACCGCCGGGCGCTGGGGGCCGCCGACTGCGGCGTCGGGGTGCACCGCGAGGGCGAGCCCCCGGCCTGGGGTGCCCATCTGCTGGTCGGCGCGGACCTGGAGTCGGCCGGACTCATCGTGGACGCCGTGGGCGTGGCCTCGCGGGTCGACCGGGAGAGCGCCCTGCTGTCGGCGGGCGGCAGCGGCATCGGCGCCGTCGCCGCCCTCAAGGCGCCGCCGCACCAGGCGGCGGCCCGCGGTGCGGGCGCGGGCACCGCCGCCGGAACCATGGCCTTCTGCCTGGGCGCCTGGCGTGCCCGGCAGCTGCTCGCCCGCCCCATGGTGCCGCCGGTGACCACCACCCCCTGGCATCTGATGCCCGTGCCCCGGGTGCTGGAGCGCCTGGCCACCGACGGTGAGGGGCTGACCCCGGAGGAGGCCGCCGTCCGCGCCGGGGTCAGCCCGCGCACCGGCGAACCGACCGGCACCAGTCTTCCGTCGGCGTTCATCGAGGAGCTGGCCAACCCGCTGACCCCCGTTCTCGCCGCCGGGGCCGCGCTCGCCGCCGCCGTGGGGTCACGCACCGACGCCGCGCTGGTGGCCGCCATCACCGGCACTTCCGCGCTCGTCGGCGGCTTCCAGCGGGTCAGGACCGAAAAGGCGCTGGCGGAGCTGTTCGCCCGCTCCGCGGTCGGCGCGCGGGTACGCCGCGGCGGTACCGAACGCCTGGTCACGGCCGGTGCCCTGGTCCCCGGCGACATCATCGCGCTGGGCCCGGAGGACGTGGTGCCCGCCGACTGCCGGCTGCTGGAGACCGACGGTCTGGAGGTCGACGAGTCATCGCTGACCGGGGAGTCCCTGCCGGTGGCCAAGGACCCGGCGCCGGTGGTCGCCGCACACCTCACCCGGCGCGCCTCGATGGTCTACGAAGGCACCACCGTCTCGGCCGGGCGGGCCCATGCCGTGGTGGTGGCCACCGGGCCCTCCACCGAGGTCGGCCGGAACCTCGCCACCGCCCGCCAGGCCGCACCCGTGACCGGTGTCGAGGCCCGGCTGACCTCGCTCACCCGGGCCAGCCTGCCCATCGCCGTCGGCTCGGCCGCCGCCGTCTCCGGCGCCGGACTGCTGCACGGGCACCCGCTCACCGAGAACCTCGCCTCGGCGGTCAACCTCGCCGTCGCCTCCGTCCCCGAAGGACTTCCGTTCCTGGTCAACGCCGCCCAGCTGGCCGCCGCCCGGCGACTGGCCGACCTCGGCGCCCTGGTCCGCAACCCCCGCACCATCGAGGCGCTCGGCCGGGCCGAGGTCCTGTGCTTCGACAAGACCGGCACCCTCACCGAAGGCACCCTCCAGCTCGCCGCCGTCAGCGACGGCGGCGGCCCGCTCCCCGCCGACCGGCTCGACTCACCCCGCAAGGCCGTACTCGCCGCCGCCCTGCGCGCCACCCCGCCCGCCCGGCAGTCGGAGCCCATGGCCCACCAGACCGACCGCGCGGTCGTCGCCGGAGCCCGCCGCGCCGGGGTCGCCATGCGCCGGGCCGCGCCCCGCTGGCGGCGCACCGACTCGCTGCCCTTCGAACCCTCCCGCGCCTACCACGCCACCGCCGGAACCACCTCCCGCGGCGCCCTGCTCAGCGTGAAGGGGGCACCGGAAGGGGTGCTCGGCCGCTGTGTCCGGCGGCAGACCCCCGGCGCGCCCACCGCCACCGAACTGGACGCCGCCGCCGTACGCGAGCTGACCGCGGCCGCCGAGGAACTGGCCGGTGCCGGGCGCCGGGTGCTGGCGGTGGCCGAACGCCCCATGCGCGCGGGCGAGGAGCTCACCGACGAATCCGTCACCGACCTGGTCTTCCTCGGGTTCGTCGCACTCGCCGACCCCGTCCGCACCGGTGCCGCCCCCGCCACCGCGCGGCTGCGCGAGGCCGGTGTGCAGACCGTGATGCTCACCGGGGACCACCCGGCCACCGCGGACGCCATCGCCGCCACCGTCATCGACACCCCCGAGCCGAAGGTGTGCACCGGGCCCGAGCTGGACGAGATGGACGACACCGAGCTCGACGCGCTGCTGCCGACGGTGGACGTCATCGCCCGGTGCAGCCCGCACCACAAGGTCCGGATCGTCCAGGCCTACCAGCGGCTCGGCCGGGTCGTGGCGATGACCGGCGACGGCGCCAACGACGCCCCCGCCATCCGGCTCGCGGACGTCGGCATCGCGCTGGGGCGGCGCGGCACCCCCGCCGCGACCGCCGCCGCGGACCTGGTCGTCACCGACGACCGGCTGGAGACCATCGTGTCGGCCCTGATGGAGGGGCGGGCCATGTGGGCGTCGGTGCGGGCCGCGCTCGCCATCCTCATCGGCGGCAACCTCGGCGAGGTCACCTTCAGCGTGGCCGCCTCCGCCCTCACCGGCAGCACCCCCTTGAGCGCCCGGCAGATCATGCTGGTCAACCTGCTGACGGATCTCGCTCCGGCGCTGGCCATCGCGGTCCGCGAACCCACCGGCCACACCGGCGAACGGCTGCTCAAAGAGGGCCCCAGCCGCTCCCTGGGCACCGCCCTGACCAAGGAGATGCTGCTGCGCGGCCTCATCACCGCCGCCGGTGCCGGGGTGGCCTGGACCGGTGCCCGGCTCACCGGACGCAGCCGCCGTGCCCGTACGGTGGCGCTGGCCGCGCTGGTCGGCACCCAGCTCGCGCAGACCCTGGCCACCGGCGGGCTGGACCGGCACGTCCTGATCGCGGGCCTGGGCTCCGCCGCGATCCTCGCCGCCATCATCCAGACACCGGGCGTCAGCCACTTCTTCGGCTGCACCCCGCTCGGCCCGCTGGCCTGGAGCATCACCCTCGGCTCGATCGCGGCGGCCACGCTCTTCGGGTCGGCGCTGACGCCGTTCGTCCGTGAACTGGCCGTCCCGCAGCCCGGATCCGAGGGTGACGAGTGA
- a CDS encoding LuxR C-terminal-related transcriptional regulator, whose product MATLAPGLQVLAADDDFFRHFGGSSAELCGRHLFELLHPSAPAVLREHFSRLHDGRRTRFTERVVGYRSQDHVFSGELTGTAIQNRSHRLSGVVVLIKPDDARFDDARPVRRILLSPLEARILEGVAVGDSAQAMAGKLYLSRQGVEYHVGSMLRKLKAPNRAALVSRAFAAGMLTVGTWPARVLPDFVK is encoded by the coding sequence ATGGCCACCCTCGCTCCCGGCCTCCAGGTGCTCGCCGCGGACGACGACTTCTTCCGTCACTTCGGAGGCTCCTCGGCCGAGCTCTGCGGCCGCCATCTGTTCGAGCTGCTGCACCCCAGCGCACCGGCCGTGCTGCGGGAACACTTCTCACGGCTGCACGACGGACGGCGTACCCGCTTCACCGAGCGCGTCGTGGGATACCGCTCACAGGACCATGTGTTCTCGGGCGAACTGACGGGCACCGCGATCCAGAACCGGTCCCACCGGCTGTCGGGCGTCGTCGTGCTGATCAAGCCGGATGACGCGCGGTTTGATGACGCACGGCCCGTCCGGCGCATCCTGCTGTCGCCCCTGGAGGCGCGGATACTCGAGGGGGTGGCCGTCGGGGACTCGGCACAGGCGATGGCCGGGAAGCTCTATCTGAGCAGGCAGGGCGTGGAGTACCACGTGGGATCGATGCTGCGGAAGCTGAAGGCGCCCAACCGGGCCGCGCTGGTCTCGCGTGCGTTCGCGGCGGGGATGCTGACCGTGGGCACCTGGCCCGCCAGGGTGCTGCCGGACTTCGTGAAGTAG
- the cseB gene encoding two-component system response regulator CseB has protein sequence MTPAFPPTGSSPASGSATEARLLLVEDDEVIRNTVRMALERYGFTMHTAGDGLTGLEVFREVRPDLLLLDIMLPELDGIGLCRRVREFSLAPILMMSARGESLDIVSGLEAGADDYVVKPCESAVLVARIRSLLRRASFTPVTRVDAAAPADGTDPGGEPGALVFGDLTIDTRGMEVLRAGRPLALTPTELRMLLEFAGSPGVVLERRTLLSRVWDHAWRGDTRVVDLHVQRLRAKIGAERIETVRGFGYKLRR, from the coding sequence ATGACCCCCGCCTTCCCCCCCACCGGCTCCTCCCCCGCATCCGGGTCCGCGACCGAGGCGCGCCTTCTGCTCGTCGAGGACGACGAGGTCATCCGCAATACGGTGCGGATGGCCCTGGAGCGGTACGGCTTCACCATGCACACCGCGGGCGACGGCCTCACCGGGCTGGAGGTCTTCCGCGAGGTGCGGCCCGATCTGCTGCTGCTGGACATCATGCTGCCCGAGCTGGACGGCATCGGACTGTGCCGCCGCGTCCGGGAGTTCAGCCTCGCCCCCATCCTGATGATGTCCGCCCGGGGCGAGTCCCTGGACATCGTCTCCGGTCTGGAGGCGGGTGCCGACGACTACGTGGTCAAGCCGTGCGAGAGCGCGGTCCTGGTGGCCCGGATCCGTTCGCTGCTGCGCCGCGCCTCGTTCACCCCGGTCACCCGGGTGGACGCGGCCGCCCCGGCGGACGGCACGGACCCCGGGGGTGAGCCGGGCGCCCTGGTCTTCGGCGATCTGACCATCGACACCCGGGGCATGGAGGTACTGCGCGCGGGCCGGCCGCTCGCGCTGACCCCGACCGAGCTGCGGATGCTGCTGGAGTTCGCGGGTTCACCCGGCGTCGTCCTGGAGCGCCGGACACTGCTCAGCCGGGTCTGGGACCACGCGTGGCGGGGCGACACCCGGGTGGTGGACCTCCATGTGCAGCGGCTGCGGGCCAAGATCGGTGCCGAGCGGATCGAAACGGTCCGTGGCTTCGGCTACAAGCTGCGGCGCTGA
- a CDS encoding HAMP domain-containing sensor histidine kinase, giving the protein MALRWRIAALVAAATCAVAAAVGVLVHHASRDRELSQARDTARTTLDRAALIYARTGGVQGSGAVMDAPGLPGGLRRLVERGHQGTQFTGGPGGPAMWAARPAPDGQVLSVHVDMNTPMRDIGALDTNIVLAGLVTTAVVLPLGVVTAERMSRRLRTAAATARRIAAGDLDARISADPRPHDEIAEISGAVDSMAAALQERLRGEQRFTADVAHELRTPLMGLVTAAELLPPGEAAGYVRDRVRVLSTLVEDLLEISRLDAGAEEADLSPCPLGPVLEEAIARTGLFAQLLTPGDDDGDRTADAGSGATVCTDPRRLERIVANLVVNAHRHGREPVEVTVAADGRTVTVRDHGSGFPDDLLEKGPQRFRTGVRERGRGHGLGLTIAVGQARVIGAALEFGNAPNGGAVATLRLPEGPVDRPIHD; this is encoded by the coding sequence ATGGCTCTGCGATGGCGAATCGCCGCGCTGGTGGCGGCGGCCACCTGCGCCGTCGCGGCGGCGGTCGGGGTGCTGGTGCACCACGCCTCACGGGACCGCGAACTGTCCCAGGCGCGCGACACCGCCCGGACCACCCTCGACCGGGCCGCGCTCATCTACGCCCGCACCGGCGGCGTCCAGGGCTCCGGCGCCGTCATGGACGCGCCGGGGCTGCCCGGCGGTCTGCGGCGGCTGGTCGAACGGGGCCATCAGGGCACCCAGTTCACCGGCGGACCGGGCGGGCCCGCGATGTGGGCGGCCCGGCCCGCCCCGGACGGCCAAGTGCTCTCCGTGCACGTCGACATGAACACCCCCATGCGGGACATCGGCGCGCTGGACACCAACATCGTCCTGGCCGGTCTGGTGACCACCGCCGTGGTGCTGCCGCTGGGGGTGGTGACCGCCGAGCGGATGAGCCGCAGACTGCGGACCGCGGCGGCCACCGCGCGCCGGATCGCCGCCGGTGACCTGGACGCCCGGATCTCGGCCGACCCGCGTCCCCATGACGAGATCGCCGAGATCTCCGGGGCCGTGGACTCGATGGCCGCGGCGCTCCAGGAACGGCTGCGCGGGGAGCAGCGGTTCACCGCCGATGTGGCGCATGAACTGCGCACCCCGCTGATGGGCCTGGTGACCGCCGCCGAACTGCTGCCCCCCGGTGAGGCGGCCGGTTATGTACGGGACCGGGTGCGGGTGCTGAGCACCCTGGTCGAGGATCTGCTCGAGATCTCACGGCTGGACGCGGGGGCGGAGGAGGCCGATCTGTCGCCCTGCCCCCTCGGGCCCGTGCTGGAGGAGGCGATCGCCCGTACGGGGCTGTTCGCCCAGCTGCTCACCCCCGGGGACGACGACGGTGACCGCACCGCGGACGCGGGGAGCGGCGCGACGGTGTGCACCGACCCCCGCCGTCTGGAGCGCATCGTGGCCAACCTCGTGGTCAACGCCCATCGGCACGGCCGGGAACCGGTCGAGGTGACGGTGGCCGCGGACGGCAGGACGGTGACCGTACGGGACCACGGCTCCGGCTTCCCGGACGATCTGCTGGAGAAGGGCCCGCAGCGGTTCCGTACCGGGGTCCGGGAGCGCGGCCGCGGCCATGGCCTGGGGCTGACCATCGCGGTCGGCCAGGCCCGGGTGATCGGCGCGGCGCTGGAGTTCGGCAACGCGCCGAACGGCGGCGCGGTCGCCACGCTCCGGCTGCCCGAGGGCCCGGTCGACCGGCCGATACACGACTGA